A part of Terriglobus roseus genomic DNA contains:
- a CDS encoding 3-deoxy-D-manno-octulosonic acid transferase, translating into MMMLLYSLGLSLALVLTAPVWGWRMLRQGRYREGLRMRLGAVPARLTAFVAGRPVVWVHCVSVGETLAAVRLIAEFEAALPEYAVVVSTTTPTGQRVARERFGVDRVFFFPLDFAFAVRSYLRVLQPKLLVLMESELWPRVLVECECAQVPVAVVNARVSDRSLPRYMRLRMLWKPLLEKVSLLLAQSDEDVRRWRQIGAPESVVRSSGNLKFDIRVAEETPLTRLVRQHLPAAAKVLVCGSTHDGEESLLLDCWKTLPVAERVMVLAPRHPERAGVVEQLIVERGLQAIRLTAWRMEPSPILGGAVLLVDTVGELSSLYALASVAFVGGSLIPHGGQNPLEPARLGVPVVMGGSYQNFRGMVDAMQRDNAIRMVTRESLCSALSELMTRGDDGLGQRGRLFAASMIGATERTVATLLSVVRERAS; encoded by the coding sequence ATGATGATGCTTCTTTACAGCCTGGGATTGTCGCTGGCGCTGGTGCTGACTGCGCCGGTGTGGGGCTGGCGCATGTTGCGGCAAGGGCGGTATCGCGAGGGATTGCGCATGCGGTTGGGTGCGGTGCCTGCGCGGCTAACGGCTTTCGTTGCGGGCAGGCCGGTGGTTTGGGTGCATTGCGTTTCCGTGGGCGAGACGCTGGCGGCTGTGCGGCTGATTGCGGAGTTCGAAGCGGCGCTACCGGAGTATGCGGTCGTTGTTTCCACAACGACGCCGACGGGGCAGCGGGTGGCTCGCGAGCGGTTTGGTGTGGACCGCGTGTTTTTCTTTCCGCTGGATTTTGCGTTTGCGGTCCGGTCGTATCTGCGGGTGTTGCAGCCGAAACTGCTGGTGCTGATGGAGAGCGAGTTGTGGCCGCGTGTGCTGGTGGAGTGTGAGTGCGCGCAGGTGCCGGTGGCGGTGGTGAATGCGCGGGTGAGCGATCGCTCGTTGCCTCGGTATATGCGGCTGCGGATGTTGTGGAAGCCGTTGCTGGAAAAGGTGTCGTTGTTGCTGGCGCAGAGTGATGAGGATGTTCGGCGGTGGCGGCAGATTGGTGCACCAGAGTCTGTCGTGCGCAGTTCGGGCAATCTGAAGTTTGATATCCGTGTGGCGGAGGAGACGCCGCTGACGCGGCTGGTGCGGCAGCATTTGCCTGCGGCCGCGAAGGTGCTGGTTTGCGGGTCGACGCATGACGGCGAGGAGTCGTTGCTGCTGGATTGCTGGAAGACGCTGCCGGTGGCGGAACGCGTGATGGTTCTTGCACCTCGGCATCCGGAACGTGCGGGTGTGGTGGAGCAGTTGATTGTGGAGCGGGGGCTGCAGGCGATTCGCCTTACTGCGTGGCGGATGGAGCCTTCGCCCATTCTGGGTGGCGCAGTGTTGCTGGTGGATACGGTGGGCGAGCTTTCATCGTTGTATGCGCTGGCTTCTGTCGCGTTTGTGGGTGGGTCGCTGATTCCACATGGTGGACAGAATCCGCTGGAGCCTGCGCGGCTTGGTGTGCCGGTGGTGATGGGCGGCAGCTACCAGAACTTTCGCGGCATGGTGGATGCGATGCAGCGTGACAATGCGATTCGCATGGTGACGCGTGAGTCGTTGTGCAGTGCGTTGAGTGAGTTGATGACGCGCGGCGATGATGGCCTGGGTCAACGCGGTCGTTTGTTTGCGGCTTCGATGATCGGTGCGACGGAGCGGACGGTGGCGACGTTGCTGTCGGTGGTGCGGGAGCGTGCTTCGTGA
- the lpxK gene encoding tetraacyldisaccharide 4'-kinase codes for MKRPWLLPLVPLWAAGAAWKNRGFDRGSAKVERLELPVISVGSLSAGGAGKTPFVIALGEALRRGGIGFDVLSRGYGRTVDAHAAKRVVGTGSAEEFGDEPMMMVRRLGRRVYVAAERAAAGRMAEREHRAQRESGPWVHLLDDGFQHRQLARAVDIVLLTQADVQDALLPAGDLREPLKSLCRADVVVLRKDEAAALRPVVERVVASAKKKPLVWEMERGFHFVEGTPASSPLAFCGIARPDAFLESLRLSGVEPASFVALKDHQRYDDGVMQRLAETAERVKANGFVTTAKDAVKLSPAMRATLQRVGPIAVADIEVTICDEARFIPELMKLL; via the coding sequence GTGAAGCGGCCGTGGCTGTTGCCGCTTGTGCCGCTGTGGGCTGCGGGTGCGGCGTGGAAGAATCGTGGGTTTGATCGTGGTTCCGCGAAGGTGGAGCGGCTGGAACTGCCGGTGATTAGTGTGGGCAGTTTGTCCGCTGGTGGCGCGGGTAAGACGCCGTTTGTGATTGCGCTGGGTGAGGCGCTGCGGCGTGGCGGGATTGGGTTTGATGTGTTGTCGCGCGGCTATGGGCGCACCGTGGATGCACACGCAGCGAAGCGTGTTGTTGGCACTGGTTCGGCGGAGGAGTTTGGCGATGAGCCGATGATGATGGTTCGCAGGCTGGGTCGTCGTGTATATGTGGCTGCGGAACGCGCTGCTGCGGGGCGCATGGCGGAACGCGAGCATCGTGCGCAACGGGAGTCAGGGCCGTGGGTGCATCTGCTGGACGATGGATTTCAACATCGTCAGCTGGCGCGTGCGGTGGATATTGTTTTGCTGACGCAGGCGGATGTGCAGGATGCGTTGTTGCCCGCAGGGGATTTGCGTGAGCCTTTGAAATCGCTGTGTCGTGCGGATGTGGTTGTGCTGCGCAAGGATGAGGCGGCAGCGTTGCGGCCTGTTGTGGAACGTGTTGTGGCGTCGGCAAAGAAGAAGCCGCTGGTGTGGGAGATGGAGCGCGGCTTTCATTTTGTTGAGGGAACGCCTGCTTCTTCGCCGTTAGCCTTTTGTGGCATTGCCCGGCCAGATGCGTTTCTGGAATCGTTGCGGCTTAGCGGCGTGGAGCCTGCGTCGTTTGTGGCTTTGAAAGACCATCAACGTTATGACGATGGAGTGATGCAGCGGTTGGCGGAGACAGCGGAGCGCGTGAAGGCGAATGGCTTTGTGACAACGGCGAAGGATGCGGTGAAGTTGTCGCCAGCGATGCGTGCCACGTTGCAGCGTGTTGGGCCAATTGCAGTGGCGGATATTGAAGTGACGATCTGCGATGAGGCGCGTTTCATTCCGGAACTGATGAAGTTGCTTTGA
- a CDS encoding glycosyltransferase family 9 protein: protein MNSAPNILIVRVGAMGDVLHAMPAVAALRAAMPEASIGWAIEPHWSPLLRAYPGVAARGLEMPLVDRVHTVPAKEWSRHPFSFATLSSIRNLRRELRWQRYDIAIDLQGSIRSSVIARMSGARQIVGSADPREKQAGWLYRQRVQTRKTNVVDQAAEIVSAAMKLSLQPVKAPLPVSQPSEQWCDTLFRGLPERPVVLLAPTAGWGAKEWPAVRFGHLARALDERGYTVLVNASPFGPDGAAGMVVAASQGHCRAVPCTIPQLMALVQRVVLVIAGDTGPLHLAAACGVPALGLFGPTDPLRTGPWGMRSKTLRHRLSQTDHRRHAMVERGLAEITVDEVLNTALELLPQSDRK from the coding sequence TTGAACAGTGCTCCCAACATTTTGATTGTGCGCGTGGGCGCGATGGGCGATGTGCTGCATGCCATGCCCGCGGTTGCGGCGCTGCGTGCGGCGATGCCGGAGGCATCCATCGGATGGGCGATTGAACCGCATTGGTCGCCGCTGTTGCGTGCATATCCCGGTGTAGCGGCGCGGGGGCTCGAGATGCCGCTGGTGGATCGCGTCCATACTGTTCCGGCGAAAGAGTGGTCGCGGCATCCGTTTTCGTTCGCAACGTTGAGCAGCATTCGCAATTTGCGGCGTGAGTTGCGATGGCAGCGATATGACATCGCGATTGATCTGCAAGGTTCGATTCGGTCGTCGGTGATTGCACGGATGAGTGGTGCGCGGCAGATTGTGGGTAGTGCCGATCCTCGCGAGAAGCAGGCGGGCTGGCTGTATCGGCAACGCGTGCAGACGCGGAAGACGAACGTGGTGGATCAGGCAGCGGAGATTGTTTCTGCGGCGATGAAGTTGTCATTACAGCCGGTGAAGGCGCCACTGCCGGTGTCGCAGCCTTCGGAGCAGTGGTGCGATACGTTGTTTCGTGGGTTGCCGGAGCGCCCTGTGGTTTTGTTAGCGCCGACGGCGGGTTGGGGCGCGAAGGAGTGGCCTGCGGTGCGTTTTGGGCATCTAGCGCGTGCGTTGGATGAGCGTGGCTACACGGTGCTGGTGAATGCGTCGCCGTTTGGGCCGGACGGCGCAGCGGGTATGGTGGTGGCTGCTTCGCAGGGCCATTGCAGGGCGGTGCCTTGCACCATTCCGCAGTTGATGGCGTTGGTGCAGCGTGTGGTGTTGGTGATTGCAGGCGATACTGGACCGCTGCATCTGGCGGCGGCTTGTGGTGTGCCCGCCCTGGGGTTGTTTGGGCCCACGGATCCGCTGCGTACCGGGCCTTGGGGCATGCGATCCAAGACGTTGCGGCATCGGCTGAGCCAAACGGATCATCGTCGGCACGCGATGGTGGAACGCGGATTGGCGGAGATTACGGTGGACGAAGTGTTGAACACCGCGTTGGAACTGTTGCCACAGTCTGACCGCAAGTAA
- a CDS encoding methyltransferase family protein — protein MAVEMGKGERLVRRIRVPLGFVFAALFLWLARPSFLSLALSLLLVVPGLWLRGYAAGYVKKNAELTQTGPYAYTRNPLYLGSVMAAFGFAFASRRWELVVLLALLFVVIYGPVILSEERFLRGHFADFDEYASRVPRLLPRFTPAPAPAGQTSAGFDAERYKKHREYNSVMGAAGIYATLLVLMWVRAHWGMQ, from the coding sequence ATGGCAGTGGAAATGGGCAAGGGCGAACGGTTGGTACGGAGGATTCGTGTTCCTCTGGGATTTGTCTTTGCGGCGTTGTTTTTGTGGTTGGCGCGACCTTCGTTTTTGTCGCTGGCGCTGAGTTTGTTGCTGGTGGTTCCGGGGCTTTGGCTGCGCGGTTATGCCGCCGGTTACGTCAAAAAGAATGCAGAGCTGACGCAGACCGGGCCATATGCGTACACGCGCAATCCGCTGTATCTGGGTTCGGTGATGGCGGCGTTTGGATTTGCGTTCGCTTCGCGGCGTTGGGAACTGGTTGTGCTGCTGGCGCTACTGTTCGTGGTGATCTACGGGCCGGTGATTCTGTCAGAGGAGCGATTCCTGCGCGGGCACTTTGCGGATTTTGATGAGTACGCGTCGCGCGTGCCTCGTTTGTTGCCCCGATTCACGCCTGCGCCCGCGCCAGCAGGACAAACTTCAGCGGGTTTCGACGCGGAGCGTTACAAGAAACATCGCGAGTACAATTCGGTGATGGGCGCGGCGGGTATCTACGCCACGCTGTTGGTGCTGATGTGGGTTCGCGCGCATTGGGGCATGCAATAA
- a CDS encoding DUF3108 domain-containing protein encodes MNRFRNALLAMVCLPALISLPAAAQKFSLPFTADKEGVPPAQAPLMTPPMQGYVFPQHQTLTFTVDWRVFTAGRAVFQLDQAGPLMKVQASADTVGATNMIYQVIDRFQSSFNMATGCSAGFSKQTQEGRRKINSDLVFTPGATAPAPVAGGQPVLGTQVLTERNVVKNTTKTQQGQIPACVTDALSGIFYVGSQKLTVGQDFKLPLADALRTVAVTMKVEAREDVKTPAGTFTTIRVQPTADAGVVKNRGTITIWYSDDARHLPVQIRAKMLWGTITFHLQSVQ; translated from the coding sequence TTGAATCGGTTTCGGAATGCCCTTCTGGCAATGGTGTGTTTGCCAGCCCTGATTTCGCTGCCTGCGGCGGCGCAAAAGTTCTCATTGCCGTTTACTGCAGATAAGGAAGGTGTGCCGCCAGCACAGGCTCCGCTGATGACACCGCCCATGCAGGGCTATGTGTTTCCGCAACATCAGACGCTGACATTCACCGTGGATTGGCGCGTGTTTACCGCCGGGCGTGCCGTGTTTCAACTGGATCAGGCCGGGCCGCTGATGAAGGTGCAGGCCAGCGCCGATACGGTTGGCGCGACCAACATGATCTACCAGGTGATTGATCGCTTCCAGTCGAGCTTCAACATGGCGACTGGCTGCTCTGCAGGGTTCAGCAAGCAGACGCAGGAAGGCCGCAGAAAGATCAATAGCGATCTGGTCTTTACACCGGGTGCAACTGCTCCTGCGCCTGTAGCGGGTGGGCAGCCCGTGCTGGGAACGCAGGTGCTGACCGAACGCAATGTGGTGAAGAACACCACGAAGACGCAGCAGGGACAGATTCCTGCATGCGTGACGGATGCGCTGTCCGGCATCTTTTATGTGGGATCGCAGAAGCTGACGGTGGGGCAGGATTTCAAGTTGCCGCTGGCAGATGCGCTGCGTACTGTTGCTGTGACGATGAAGGTGGAGGCTCGCGAGGATGTGAAGACACCTGCGGGTACGTTCACCACGATTCGTGTGCAGCCGACGGCGGATGCCGGTGTGGTGAAGAATCGCGGCACGATTACGATCTGGTATTCGGATGATGCACGGCACCTGCCAGTGCAGATTCGCGCGAAGATGCTGTGGGGAACGATTACGTTCCATCTGCAGTCCGTTCAGTAA
- a CDS encoding histidine triad nucleotide-binding protein: MAADCIFCRIAAGTIPSTKVFEDERVLAFRDLHPVAPTHVLVIPKEHIASTAHAVETHEALLGHLLLVAAKVAEQEGLAKGFRVVTNTGADGGQTVDHLHLHVLGGRSMTWPPG, encoded by the coding sequence ATGGCTGCTGACTGCATCTTCTGCCGCATTGCCGCGGGGACCATTCCTTCCACGAAAGTGTTTGAGGACGAGCGCGTTCTGGCGTTTCGTGATCTGCATCCCGTTGCGCCGACGCATGTGCTGGTGATTCCGAAGGAGCATATTGCTTCTACCGCGCATGCCGTGGAGACGCATGAGGCGCTGCTGGGGCATCTTCTGCTGGTTGCCGCGAAGGTGGCGGAGCAGGAGGGGCTGGCGAAGGGATTCCGCGTGGTGACGAACACCGGTGCGGATGGCGGCCAGACGGTGGACCACCTGCATCTGCATGTTCTGGGCGGCCGTTCCATGACGTGGCCTCCGGGCTAA